A single region of the Acidobacteriota bacterium genome encodes:
- a CDS encoding FAD-dependent oxidoreductase — MTEVTTGEAPHSTIPEQPARARIAVIGAGIVGNSVVGHLAKLGWTDLVLIDKGPLPNPGGSTGHASNFIFPTDHNREIALLTLESQRQYAALGVNISCGGIEVARSRERMEELRRRMTSARTWGIEAELLTPAQVVAKAPFVNGEAILGGFYTPGASVVDPVRAATLLRERAKAQGALTVLENTEVLGLEVEPRPFRRPAIGAVVTSRGTIEVEHVVIACGVWSPRLAAMAGATIPLTPAVHQMVDLGPIDLLRETGKEIAFPIVRDMDTFMYERQRHDAMEIGSYAHEPILVPPDDIPSIAEAERTPTEMPFTAKHFAPQLGHARDLMGELLAGARMRYAVNGLLSLTPDAQQVLGETAEVERLWSAASVWIKEGPGSGRLIAEWITYGYPRLCDPHGSDVTRFQPHERTQRHIRERCREHFNKTYGIVHPREQWESARGVHRAPFHDRTAALGAEFHEARGWERPQWYASNEDLVARYGVSDRPCEWDRRWWSPIIDAEHLHLREKAGIVDLSAFQIFDVSGPGVVPYLERLTVNRCDRPVGRSIYTPLLTPEGGIRADLTILRLAHDRFRIVTGALDGARDRVWFQRHLPEDGSVRFEDRSTTMCTIGVWGPRAESLVARIADVPCSQEAFPYGTGREVVIGGNRATMLRISYVGENGWEIYAPMSDGAHLWDAIREAGDDLDARPVGIGVYGTTGRLEKGYAMMGADLTSEYSPVEAGLARPGVKKADFIGKAAYLEARAEGPAAKLCTLTIDDPADGSGKPRFPTGGSEPILTTGGDRIVDARGRESRVTSAGMGPSVGRYLLMAYLPIEHATPGDRLQLLYMNERFPVTVARRTMFDPGNARMKA, encoded by the coding sequence ATGACGGAAGTTACCACCGGAGAGGCCCCGCACAGCACGATTCCGGAACAGCCCGCACGCGCCAGGATCGCCGTCATCGGCGCCGGAATCGTCGGCAACAGCGTCGTCGGTCATCTGGCGAAACTCGGCTGGACGGACCTGGTGCTGATCGACAAGGGTCCACTGCCGAATCCGGGCGGATCGACCGGCCACGCGTCGAACTTCATCTTCCCCACGGATCACAACCGCGAGATCGCGCTGTTGACCCTGGAGAGCCAGCGCCAGTACGCGGCCCTCGGCGTGAACATCTCCTGCGGCGGGATCGAGGTTGCCCGCAGCCGCGAGCGCATGGAAGAGCTGCGCCGCCGGATGACCTCGGCGCGAACCTGGGGCATCGAGGCCGAACTGCTGACTCCGGCCCAGGTCGTCGCCAAGGCGCCGTTCGTTAACGGCGAGGCCATTCTGGGCGGCTTCTACACTCCGGGGGCGTCGGTCGTGGATCCGGTCCGGGCCGCGACCCTCCTGCGCGAGCGGGCGAAGGCGCAAGGCGCCCTGACCGTGCTGGAGAACACGGAAGTGCTCGGCCTGGAGGTGGAGCCGCGGCCATTCCGCCGCCCCGCCATCGGCGCCGTCGTCACGTCGCGTGGCACGATCGAGGTCGAGCACGTGGTCATCGCCTGCGGCGTCTGGAGTCCGCGCCTCGCCGCGATGGCCGGAGCGACGATTCCCCTGACGCCGGCCGTACACCAGATGGTCGACCTGGGACCGATCGACCTCCTCCGAGAGACGGGCAAAGAGATCGCCTTCCCGATCGTGCGCGACATGGACACCTTCATGTACGAGAGGCAGAGACACGACGCGATGGAGATCGGCTCCTACGCCCACGAGCCGATTCTGGTGCCGCCCGACGACATTCCCTCGATCGCCGAAGCGGAGCGCACGCCAACCGAAATGCCCTTCACCGCGAAGCACTTCGCCCCACAACTCGGGCACGCCCGAGACCTGATGGGCGAACTGCTCGCCGGCGCCCGGATGCGGTACGCGGTGAACGGCCTACTGTCCCTGACTCCCGACGCACAGCAGGTGCTGGGCGAGACCGCCGAAGTGGAGCGCCTCTGGTCGGCCGCATCGGTGTGGATCAAGGAGGGACCCGGCAGCGGACGCCTGATCGCCGAGTGGATCACCTACGGATACCCGCGCCTGTGCGACCCGCACGGATCGGATGTCACCCGCTTCCAGCCGCACGAACGGACACAGCGGCATATCCGGGAACGCTGCCGGGAGCACTTCAACAAGACCTACGGCATCGTCCACCCACGCGAGCAGTGGGAGTCGGCGCGCGGGGTCCACCGGGCGCCGTTCCACGATCGGACGGCCGCCCTCGGCGCCGAGTTCCACGAGGCTCGCGGATGGGAGCGTCCCCAGTGGTACGCGTCGAACGAGGACCTCGTCGCGCGCTACGGCGTGTCGGACCGACCTTGTGAGTGGGATCGTCGCTGGTGGTCGCCGATCATCGACGCGGAGCACCTTCACCTGCGCGAGAAGGCGGGCATCGTCGACCTGAGCGCCTTTCAGATCTTCGACGTGTCGGGACCCGGCGTCGTTCCCTACCTGGAACGCCTGACGGTAAACCGCTGCGACCGTCCCGTGGGCCGATCGATCTACACACCTCTCCTGACGCCCGAGGGCGGAATACGCGCCGACCTGACGATCCTGCGACTGGCCCACGATCGGTTTCGCATCGTCACCGGCGCACTGGACGGCGCCCGCGACAGGGTCTGGTTCCAGCGCCACCTTCCCGAGGACGGCTCCGTCCGGTTCGAGGACCGTTCCACCACCATGTGCACGATCGGCGTCTGGGGGCCGCGCGCCGAATCGCTTGTCGCCAGGATTGCCGATGTCCCCTGCTCGCAGGAGGCGTTCCCATACGGTACCGGACGGGAGGTGGTGATCGGCGGGAACCGGGCGACGATGCTCCGCATCTCCTACGTCGGCGAGAACGGCTGGGAGATCTACGCACCGATGTCCGACGGTGCCCACTTATGGGATGCGATCCGGGAGGCCGGCGACGACCTGGACGCCCGGCCGGTCGGAATCGGCGTCTACGGCACGACCGGCCGCCTGGAGAAGGGGTACGCCATGATGGGCGCCGACCTGACCTCGGAGTACTCCCCGGTGGAGGCCGGTCTGGCCCGGCCAGGCGTCAAGAAAGCGGACTTCATCGGCAAGGCGGCATACCTGGAAGCGCGCGCCGAGGGGCCAGCGGCCAAGCTGTGCACGCTGACGATCGACGATCCGGCCGACGGCTCCGGCAAACCTCGCTTCCCCACCGGCGGCAGCGAACCGATCCTCACGACAGGCGGAGACCGCATCGTCGACGCCCGGGGGCGGGAGTCCCGCGTCACCTCCGCCGGCATGGGACCGTCCGTTGGCAGATACCTGCTGATGGCCTACCTGCCCATCGAGCATGCAACGCCCGGTGACCGGCTGCAGTTGCTCTACATGAACGAACGCTTCCCCGTGACGGTGGCCAGACGAACCATGTTCGATCCCGGGAACGCCCGGATGAAGGCATAG
- a CDS encoding TRAP transporter large permease subunit, which translates to MSGDFLGPLMFVVVFLFIFAGYPVAFSLGGTALIFAFIGIELGLFSWNLLYAFPERVFGVMSNGVLLAVPFFIFMGTMLEKSQLAEDLLRTIGMLFGRLRGGLALAVVVVGAMLAAATGVVGASVVAMGLISLPVMLRYDYSPMLATGVISAAGTLGQIIPPSVVLVVLADQLGISVGDLFIGSLIPGLMLAGFYAVYVTGVAIAKPAAAPALPAEERTLGGAALARQVAVVMLPPLVLILVVLGSIFAGIATPTEAGALGAVGAIGLALSRGRLTMKAIKETMDATAKLTTMVIFLLIGSTAFALVFRGVYGDIWIEDLLTGLPGGKIGLLIVANLAIFILGFFIDFFEIAFIVIPLIAPAARILDVDMVWFGVMIGMNLQTSFLTPPFGFAIFYLRGVAPRRITTVEMYRGVIPFIVIQLIGLALICLYPELVTALL; encoded by the coding sequence GTGAGCGGCGACTTCCTGGGCCCGCTGATGTTCGTGGTCGTGTTCCTGTTCATCTTCGCGGGCTACCCGGTCGCGTTCTCGCTCGGTGGGACGGCGTTGATCTTCGCCTTCATCGGCATCGAGCTCGGGCTCTTCTCCTGGAACCTCCTCTACGCGTTCCCCGAACGGGTCTTCGGCGTCATGTCGAACGGCGTCCTCCTGGCGGTGCCCTTCTTCATCTTCATGGGCACGATGCTGGAGAAGTCGCAACTGGCTGAGGACCTGCTGCGCACGATCGGCATGCTGTTCGGCCGCCTGCGCGGCGGGCTGGCGCTGGCGGTCGTCGTGGTCGGCGCCATGCTTGCCGCCGCCACCGGCGTGGTCGGCGCCTCGGTGGTCGCGATGGGCCTGATCTCGCTGCCCGTCATGCTCCGCTACGACTACTCGCCAATGCTCGCCACGGGCGTGATCAGCGCCGCCGGCACGCTCGGCCAGATCATCCCGCCCAGCGTCGTGCTCGTCGTGCTCGCCGATCAGCTCGGCATCTCGGTCGGCGACCTGTTCATCGGTTCGCTGATTCCCGGCCTGATGCTGGCGGGCTTCTATGCCGTGTACGTCACCGGTGTCGCGATCGCTAAACCGGCGGCTGCGCCCGCGCTGCCCGCCGAGGAGCGGACGCTCGGCGGCGCGGCGCTGGCCCGGCAGGTGGCTGTGGTCATGCTGCCGCCCCTGGTCCTGATCCTGGTCGTTCTCGGCAGCATCTTCGCAGGCATCGCGACCCCCACCGAGGCGGGAGCCCTCGGGGCGGTCGGAGCCATCGGGCTGGCCCTGTCGCGCGGGCGACTGACGATGAAGGCAATCAAGGAGACGATGGACGCGACGGCGAAGCTGACCACGATGGTCATCTTCCTGCTCATCGGTTCGACCGCCTTCGCGCTCGTGTTCCGGGGCGTCTACGGCGACATCTGGATCGAGGATCTGCTGACCGGCCTGCCGGGCGGGAAGATCGGCCTGCTGATCGTCGCCAACCTGGCGATCTTTATCCTCGGGTTCTTCATCGACTTCTTCGAGATCGCCTTCATCGTCATTCCGCTGATCGCCCCTGCGGCGCGGATCCTCGACGTCGACATGGTGTGGTTCGGGGTGATGATCGGCATGAACCTGCAGACGTCCTTCCTGACCCCGCCCTTCGGCTTCGCGATCTTCTACCTGCGCGGGGTGGCTCCGCGGCGGATCACGACGGTCGAGATGTACCGCGGGGTGATCCCGTTCATCGTCATCCAGCTCATCGGGCTGGCGCTGATCTGCCTGTATCCGGAGCTGGTAACTGCGCTGCTGTAG
- a CDS encoding aminomethyl transferase family protein: MSGQPRSVDQSDRIVPINLRQSGPTPVELLISTRVRKSPYWHLSHQAGCWRATIYNRIYHPRGYVRMEDGGAAVEHEALTKHVTMWNVAVERQIRVKGPEAERFIDYVITRDATRIQPMRGKYVILCNEKGGILNDPVLLRLSEDEFWLSLADSDILFWLQGVNVGMRMDVEIDEIDVCPLQIQGPKSRALMVDLVGERIRRIPYYGLLEARIGDCPVVISQTGFSGEKGYEIYLRDATLHAEKLWSAVLSAGERHGLMVTAPGHQRRIQAGILSWGQDMDHETTPFQCNLAYQVPRKKRGDYVGRKALEWMRDEIAAGRPPFSMVLVGMTLGGRPIDDYAPDFWLVSDANGGEPIGYLTSPWHAPELGGNIALGYVPVNRSAVGTRLQVHLPDEYATVPGRPDEARVCEVPFRPSAHPSARELAHARGDDAID, from the coding sequence ATGAGCGGTCAGCCGCGCAGCGTCGACCAGTCGGACCGCATCGTCCCGATCAACCTGCGCCAGAGCGGCCCGACGCCCGTGGAGCTGCTGATTTCCACCCGGGTGCGAAAGTCGCCCTACTGGCACCTGTCGCACCAGGCAGGCTGCTGGCGGGCCACGATCTACAACCGCATCTATCATCCGCGCGGCTACGTGCGGATGGAGGATGGCGGCGCAGCGGTAGAGCACGAGGCCCTGACGAAGCACGTCACGATGTGGAACGTCGCGGTCGAGCGGCAGATCCGGGTCAAGGGACCGGAGGCGGAGCGGTTCATCGACTACGTGATCACGCGGGATGCCACCCGCATCCAGCCAATGCGGGGCAAGTACGTCATTCTCTGCAACGAGAAAGGCGGGATCCTGAACGACCCGGTCCTGCTGCGCCTGTCTGAGGACGAGTTCTGGCTCTCGCTGGCGGATTCCGACATCCTGTTCTGGCTGCAGGGCGTCAACGTCGGGATGCGGATGGACGTGGAGATCGACGAGATCGATGTCTGTCCGCTGCAGATTCAGGGACCGAAGTCTCGCGCGCTGATGGTCGACCTGGTCGGTGAGCGGATTCGGAGGATCCCCTACTACGGTCTTCTCGAAGCACGGATCGGGGACTGCCCGGTCGTCATCTCCCAGACTGGCTTCTCGGGCGAGAAGGGCTACGAGATCTACCTCCGGGATGCGACGCTTCACGCCGAGAAGCTCTGGAGCGCGGTGCTGAGCGCGGGCGAGCGGCACGGGCTCATGGTGACCGCGCCAGGCCATCAGCGTCGCATTCAGGCCGGCATCCTCTCCTGGGGACAGGACATGGACCACGAGACGACCCCCTTCCAGTGCAACCTGGCCTACCAGGTGCCGCGCAAGAAGAGGGGCGACTACGTCGGCCGGAAGGCGCTCGAATGGATGCGTGACGAGATCGCTGCAGGCCGGCCCCCGTTCTCCATGGTTCTCGTCGGCATGACGCTGGGCGGCCGGCCGATCGACGACTACGCGCCGGACTTCTGGCTCGTGTCGGACGCGAACGGCGGCGAGCCGATCGGCTACCTGACCTCTCCCTGGCACGCTCCGGAGCTGGGTGGCAACATCGCCCTGGGCTACGTGCCGGTGAATCGATCGGCGGTGGGGACGCGCCTGCAAGTCCATCTGCCCGACGAGTACGCCACCGTACCGGGCCGACCCGACGAGGCGCGCGTGTGCGAGGTGCCCTTCCGTCCGTCCGCGCATCCGAGTGCGCGGGAGCTGGCGCACGCCCGCGGCGACGACGCGATCGACTAG